The genomic region TCCGCGCTCAGGCCAATCTTGTCGCAGAAGCACGTGGGCGCCATCTCGGCGCAGGCGAGGGAGATGATGGTGGTCGCCTCGCGCCGCGCGAACCACATATCGTCCTTGTAGTCCCAACCCATCACCTTGTCGAGGACGTTCACGCCGGCGGCGTCGCACGGCCGCGCGCCCAGCACAACCTGAGGCTGGGAGGCAGCGGCGGCGGGCGTCAGCTCAATTCCGGTCCCCTTGCGCTCCCACCCGAAAACCGCTTCCGTAGGCGGTTGGAAAACGGCACGCAACGACCGGCGCGGCATTTCGCCGCCGAGTATGGCATCGGCAAGCGTGAAGATCGCGCGGTAATCGGTACCGCCGTCCGCAGCTTTCGCCGGCGCGATCACGCGCACGCCCGCGGCGGTCAGTTCGGCCACCAGCCCCGTCAGCGCTTCCTTGGTAATGGCCTTTGTCATCGGATGAACTCCTGCTCGTCTTCCATACGGAACGCGCCGATAGGCTCTGCTGCCGCCGGGTCGTCCGTCATTTCGAACCCGAAGCGCCGCTCCACGATGCGCGCGACCTCCCGGTTCAGCAGGCCCAGCGGGATGTCCACAGGGCAGACGCGGTCGCACTCCCCGCAGTCGGCGCAGCGTCCGGCGTGGTGCTGGGCGCGCGTCAGCTGCCAGGCGAAAACACCGCGTGAATGGGCAGACGACTCGATCCACAACGGCTGCGTCTTTTCGGTCACGCACCGGTCACACGTGCAGAGCGGGCACACCTGCCGGCACGCGTTGCAGCGGACGCAACGCTCGAACTCCGCCTGCCAGAATGCCCAGCGCTCGGCGGGCGGCATGGCTTCCAGTTCGTCGATCCTTGCGTCCCGTCTCCGTTCACCGGGCGGTGGTGGGGGCATGTCCCCAAGGACATGGTCGGCCAGCGTCGGCTCTCGCGACTCGCAGCCAGGGCAGCGCTCGGATACGGTCTCCGCGCTCAACGCCTCTTTCGACGCCGGGTCCGCCAGCACGCCGCCGCACCGGACGCCGATGACGACAACGTCCTCGCGCTTGATCTGCGATTCGCGGATCAGGCCGGCCACCGCCTTGGCGTCGCACGGTTTGGCCACGATGGCGGCCTTGCCCAGTTTGCCAACGTTCGGACGGCGAGGGGACAGGTACGCGGCAAGGTTATGCACACAGCGCTGATCGAAGATGAGGCGGTCGGCGTCCTCGGGCTTCGTGACGAAAACGGGTCGCGCGCCGGTCGGCCCCTGTTCCCAGCCAATGACGACGTTCACCTGGCCGTCAGCGAGGAGCGACCGGGAGAGCTCCTGGAGTTCCTTCATGCCTGTCCTCCAGCCGGCGCGGGGGCCGGCGCCACGGTGGAGATCGGTATCTCAAGCGGCTCGCCGTGGGACAACCGATCGTACCGGAATCCCTCAAACGGCCCCAGCGCTCTCACGCGCTCCACCGCGCCGTCAACGATCTCGCGCCACTTCAGCCCCTCGGAGGCGGAGACCCACGAAAACGTGAGCCGGTCCTCCTCGAATCCGAAGAACTGCAGCAGATCGTGGAAGATGGCGAAGCGCCGCCGCGCATGCAGGTTGCCGCTCGTGTAATGGCAGTCGCCCGGGTGGCACCCGCTGACGATGACGCCGTCCGCGCCACGCTCAAACGCCTTCAGGACCATCAGCGGGTCGATCCGGCCGCTGCAAGGCAGGCGCACGATGCGCACGTTCGGCGCCATCGTGAGGCGGCTCGTGCCGGCCAGGTC from Armatimonadota bacterium harbors:
- a CDS encoding hydrogenase iron-sulfur subunit yields the protein MVAFVCNWCTYTGADLAGTSRLTMAPNVRIVRLPCSGRIDPLMVLKAFERGADGVIVSGCHPGDCHYTSGNLHARRRFAIFHDLLQFFGFEEDRLTFSWVSASEGLKWREIVDGAVERVRALGPFEGFRYDRLSHGEPLEIPISTVAPAPAPAGGQA
- a CDS encoding 4Fe-4S dicluster domain-containing protein, translating into MKELQELSRSLLADGQVNVVIGWEQGPTGARPVFVTKPEDADRLIFDQRCVHNLAAYLSPRRPNVGKLGKAAIVAKPCDAKAVAGLIRESQIKREDVVVIGVRCGGVLADPASKEALSAETVSERCPGCESREPTLADHVLGDMPPPPPGERRRDARIDELEAMPPAERWAFWQAEFERCVRCNACRQVCPLCTCDRCVTEKTQPLWIESSAHSRGVFAWQLTRAQHHAGRCADCGECDRVCPVDIPLGLLNREVARIVERRFGFEMTDDPAAAEPIGAFRMEDEQEFIR